The following proteins are encoded in a genomic region of Candidatus Dormiibacterota bacterium:
- the rpmA gene encoding 50S ribosomal protein L27: MAHTKAAGSTKLGRDSAGKRLGVKTSGGTMVKNGNIIVRQRGTRFEVGAGTAMGTDQTIYAIRAGIVNFTTKQVTKFSGQKVRRKFVSVEPAAPVKEPAK; this comes from the coding sequence GTGGCGCATACAAAAGCCGCAGGCTCAACAAAATTAGGACGCGATTCAGCCGGTAAACGCTTGGGCGTAAAGACCAGTGGAGGTACCATGGTAAAAAATGGCAACATTATAGTCCGCCAGCGCGGCACCCGCTTTGAAGTAGGCGCCGGTACTGCCATGGGAACAGACCAGACTATTTATGCCATCAGAGCCGGAATTGTTAACTTTACCACCAAGCAAGTCACCAAGTTTAGTGGGCAAAAAGTGCGCCGCAAGTTCGTCTCGGTTGAACCCGCCGCCCCCGTCAAAGAGCCGGCTAAATAG